GGGGACAAGCCGATGCTCCCGGAGCTGGTCACCATCGATGGGACGTTCAAGGCCGGTCGCGAGGGGGACAAACCGGGCATCATCGCCCTGGCGGCGCCGAAGCCGGGCGATGTCTATCTCGAGGAATTCTCCCTGGGCAACGCCGAGGACGTGACGGTGATCCTGTCGACGACCTACGCCTACGGCCGGGACCCGGATCTCGACCAGGGCGTCCCCAGGCGCGTGGCGGAGCGGTTCTGCGCGGGAGACTGCGTCGTGACGAAGAACTTCTCGTTGCTCGAGCCGGGTCTGTTCGCGCGCAAGTACTACGCGCGCGAGATCGGCACGATCCTCGAGGTCGAGAACGTGGGGGACGTCGTCCAGCTCGTGAACTGCAATTTCGATCGCCGGTGCGCCAACCTGCCGAACCCGTGACGGGCAGGGGAAGCGCGGGTTTCGCCGAGAGGACGCGCCAGCAGGCCGCTGGTGGAGACCAGGATCTCGTAGGCGGCGACCCCGCGCGCGGCGACGAATGTCGCGGATCCGTACTCCGCGTCCAGCAGCGCCGACAGCCGGCCGAACCGCCGGACCACGTCGAACAGGTCGAAGGGCTTGGTCCGGCCGAGCGTGAAGACGGTGCGCGGCTTGCCGCGCTCGTCGGCCAGGCCGTCGTAGCGCCCCGCCAGGCGATCGAGCTCGTACAGGGTGTGCACTCCGAGAAGGTTCACCCAGGGGCGCCACTTCAGGATGTGCGCGTCCACGTAGACCGTGTCGCCGGCGAGATCGAAGATCTCCTCCCGGCCGTCGGGAAAACTGACCCGGGCGCGGAAGCGCTGGGAACCGATCGGGAACGTGCGGACAGTGGCCGCGACTTCTTCGCGGGTGAGGGCCCGATAGCCGCGGATCGACACGCCGACCGTGGCGCAGAGCGTAGCGAGTGTCAGGAAGAGCAGACCCGCCAGCCCGCCGACGAGCATCCGCTGCCAGCGACGGCGGCGCGCGGCGCCGCGGGCGATCAGGAGGAAGACCAGCCCCGGCAGCGCGCAGATCCCTGCTGCCACGAACGCGACATGCGACATCCGCGCTGAATCTAGGGTCGGCGGGAACCCAAGTCAAAGAGAACCGGCGTTTCGGCGCATCCGCCGGATCTCCGCAGCCGCGCGGCGTCGGCCCCCCTACAGAGGCGCGGCCGTGGCGGCGGAATACGCCGGGTCCGGGCGCGTCGCGCGCACGAAGACGAGCAGGCCGGCGATCGCCAGCAGGGCGGCGCAGAGAAACGCGGCCCCGGGGAAGTGGATGCGGGCGCGCTCGGACGAGAAGTAGCCGAACAGCTGCGTCATGAGCGGTGGTCCGACGACGGCCGTGAGGCTGTAGAGGCTGGCCACGCCCCCCTGCAGCTCTCCTTGGGCGTTCGCAGGGACCTGCTGCGACATGAGACCCTGGATGGAGGGCTGCACCAGTCCGGCAAACAGCCACGCCACCAGGAAGGCGTACATCATCCAGCCCCGGCTGGCGAAGGCGTACCCGAAGAAGGCCGCCGATCCCGAGAGCAGTCCGGAGAGGGCGGCGCGCTGCTCGCCCAGGCGCGGCACGAGCAGTCGCGTCATGCCGGCGGTGCTGAAGGCCATGATCGTCCCGACGAACGCCAGCGAGATCCCGACCTCCCACTCCGACCAGTTGAACTTGAGCATGGTGTAGTACGCCCAGGTGCTGGGAAACACCTGGTGAGCGAGCTGCCACAGGAACAGGACCTGCAGCAGACCGATCACCGAGGGATACTTTCGGATCTGCAGCAGAGTGCCGAGAGGATTGGCGCGACGCAGGTTGAAGGAACGCCGCGATTCCCGCGGCAATGACTCCGGCAGGACGAACAGGCCGAACAGAAAATTGATCAGCGCCAGGCCGGCGGCCGCGAAGAACGGTGCGCGGGTTCCCAAAGCACCCAGCAGGCCGCCGATCGCCGGTCCCAGGATGAACCCGGCGCCGAACGCCGCGCCGATCAGACCGAAGTTCTGCGCCCGCCTGTGGGGAGGACTGACGTCCGCCAGGTAGGAGTAGGCGGGCGTGAAGGACGCCCCCGCCATGCCGGCGATCGACCGCCCCACGAACAGCCAGAACAGCGTCGGCGCGAACCCCATGATCAGGTAATCGATGCCGAACGTCAGGAGCGAGAACAGGATCACCGGCCGGCGCCCGAAGCGATCGCTCAGGTTGCCGAGCACGGGAGCGCAGAAGAACTGCATCACGGCGTAAGCGAACCACAGCCAGCCGCCGTAGATGGAAGCCTGGCTGAGCCCCTCGCCGGTCAGCTTCATGATCAGCTCGGGCAGGACAGGCAGGATGACGCCGAAGCCGACGGCATCGACCAGGACGGTGATGAAGATGAAGACAACGCTGTTCATGCGCGGGAGCGGACGATATCACGGAAGCCCGGAGCCGGTGTAGAGTACCCGCATGTCGAACCGGTTCCCGCAATGCTCGGATGACCGCCCGCGCCCCGGCGCGCGGGGTGCGGCGTGCGCTCTCATCATCCTCACCAGCGCCTGCGGCGGGGGCGGGGGGACGGCGCAGAACTCCGCCCAGGGGACCGCAACGCCGCCGGCGCAGGCGGCGCCCGCCGTAACGTTGCCGGCGCTCGATTCGCTTCATGTGAATTCCCCCGACCCGGCGAAATCGGGCGCCGATTCGAGCAGGAGGATTTCGGAGGCGCGGGCGTCGAGCCAGAGCAAGCCCGACGCTCTCGAGGCGCGGGCGCTCCTGGGCGCGGAGCTGTACGACGGCGGCAAGAGCGCCGAGGCCGAGCGTGTCTACCGGGATCTTCTGAAGCAGCATCCTGAGCACGTGGGCTCCCTGGTCGGTCTGGCGCAGATCCTGCTCGATCGGGATGACCTGGATGGCGCCGGTGTCCTGATCGAGCGCGCCCTCAAGGCGAACCCGGAATCGATCCCGGCCCTGCAGAAGAAGGTCGTTCTGCTCCTGGCCCGCGACCAGACCGCGGAGGCCGTGCGCGTGGCGGAGACCGCCCTGCGTCTTGATGCGAATTCCGCGGCGCTGCAGGCCGCGCTCGGGGACGCGCAGCGCGCCTTCGGCGATCTCCCCAAGGCGATCACAGCCTATCGGAAGGCGGTCGAACTCAATCCTGAATGGGCCCCGGGCTGGACCCGACTGGGTGAGTCGCTGGCGGAGAACGGCGATGCCGCGGAGGCCCAGACGGCGCTGAGGCGCGCGCTCGAGCGCAACCCGGAATCGTATCCCGCCTACCGTGCGCTCGCCAGGCTGTACTTCGACAACGGGCAGCCGGAGCAGGCGGTGGATGCATGGGAGCGCGCGCTGCGCCTGCAGCCGGAGCGGGGGGAGGCGCACGAGGGGATTGCGGAGGCGCTCGTGGCCGCCAAACGACCCGCCGAGGCTCGCCGCCATGCCGAGGAGGCGCAGAGGCGGGGACGTGACGTCCGCGCCCTTCTACAGAAGATCGACCACCCCGGAACTCCGTGAGATTGGCGCTTCTCCACAGGACCTCTCAATCTTTGGAACCGCCGGCGCCCCTCCGGCTACGAATGGTGTGACACTGTAAGCGTGCCCTCTGACAATGCCGAAAGCCTGACGATCGATCTCGAGGACGGCCGGACCGTCTCCGGACTTCTGCAGATGCCGCACCAGGCGCTCGCCTGCCTGGCGCTCGCCCATGGCGCGGGCGCCGGCATGACTCACCCCTTCTTCTCGGCCGTCGCCGCCGGGCTTGCCGGGCGAAGGATCGCCACACTGCGCTATCAGTTCCCCTACATGGAGCGAGGCTCGAGGCGGCCCGATCCGCCCAGGCTCGCCCAGGCGACCGTCCGCGCCGCCCTCATCCTGGCACGGCGCCTCGTCCCACGGATCCCACTCTTCGCGGGAGGCAAGTCGTTCGGCGGCCGCATGACCTCCCAGGCACAGGCCGAATCACCGCTGCCCGGAGTCCGCGGTCTCGTCTTCCTGGGGTTTCCTTTGCATCCACCCGGACGTCCATCGGACGAGCGCGGCCGGCATCTCTTCGACGTGCAGGTCCCGATGCTCTTCCTGCAGGGAACGCGTGACGATCTCGCGAGCCTGCTTCTGCTGCGGCCCCTGATCGAGCGGCTCGGCGCGCGCGCGACGCTCGAGCTCATCGCCGACGCGGATCACTCCTTCCACGTTCCGGCCCGAACCGGACGCAGCAACGAAGAGGTCTTCAGCGAAATGCTGGAAAGGCTGGTGGCGTGGATGGAGATCGTCAGTGGGTGCACGGGACCATGAAACCGGGCGTCCGCCCTCTGGTCTACTCCGCGTCGCGCGCCGCCCGGGGCGCTTCGAGCGGCGGTGGGGCGGGCGGAATGCTCCGGTGTCCCAGTCGATCGAACACGGCCTGGTAGACGCGCGAGCGCACCTGAAGCGGGGCGGCGTCTCCCGAGAAGATGGACCTGCACCGCCCCGGCTCCGGCGGCCCTGTTCAGATCGGATTTGGCTTGACCCGGTGCGGTCCAGGTCGTAAATAAATAGGTAGCGTCGCCGCCAGCCACTCTTAGCTCGCCACCATCATGGGAGGCACCATGAGATGGACCCGGGTTGCCGCCCTTACCGCCTGTACCCTCGTCACGCTCCAGGGGCTCGTCGAGACGCGTCCCCGCGATTTGACCTTCGAGGACCGGGTCAGGGCCCAGGAGGCCATCGAGCGCGTCTACTACTCCCACCAGATCGGTACGACTCGACCCTTCGATAAGGCGATCACCCGCGAAGTTCTGACCCGGATGGTCCGGACGTACCTGAAGGGGTCGGTCGCCCTCGAGAAGTTCTGGCACACGCCGGTCACTGCCGAGATGCTGCGCGCGGAATGGGAGCGCATGCTCCGCGGAACGCAGATGCCGGACCGCCTGCACGAGCTCGTCATGGCGCTCGGAAACGACCGGGCGCTCGTCGAGGAATGCCTGGCGCGGCCGGCCCTGGTCGATCGCCTGGCGAGAAACTTCTTCGCCTACGACGGCGACATTCATCGCGGGGCGCGGGCCGAGGCCGACCGTCTGCGCGACGACCTGACGACCGGACGCATCGATCCTGCCTCGGCCCATCCGCGGCGAGAGATCTTCGAGCTGGATGCGAAGGAAGAGGCGAAGTGGGCGGAGCGGTTTCCAATCCGCCCCGGGGAGGTCGGCGACGTCGTCGAGGAGCGCGACGCGTTCCGCATCGGCCTCGTCCTCGAGCGGACGTCCGGCCGCCTGCGCGTCGCCTCCTACGTCGTCCGCAAGCCGACCTGGGAGGAATGGTGGGGGCGAGTCGCCGCACATCTCGATGCCGGCGCGGTGAAATCGGTCACATCGGGTGACGCGATCGGCGCGTCGGCCCTGGGGCTCGCGGCTTCGGACTCGCTCGATTCGAGCTGCCTCCCGGGCGATCGATGGGACAACGGCTCCCTGGGAGATGTCCCTGACCCCCGTTCGGAGGCCACCGCCGTCTGGACCGGGAGCTTCGTATTGGTCTGGGGCGGCCTCCTGCCGAACGGACAGGTGGGCTATACCTATCCGCAAGGCGTCCATCGTTACGACCCGGCGACCGACACCTGGAAAGCCATGTCGGCCACGAACGATCCATCGGGGCGCGCCGGTCACACCGCGGTCTGGACCGGGAGCCAGATGCTGGTCTGGGGTGGGCAGGTTCTCAACAACGGGCGCTTCACGGACTTGCAAACGGGAGGCCGCTACGACCCGGTCGCCGATGTCTGGTCGCCCATGTCGATCATCGGCGCGCCGCAGGCCCGCAGTGGTCACACCGCCGTCTGGACGGGAAGCGAGATGGTGGTCTGGGGCGGATGGCCGTCGCTCGACACGGGGGGCCGCTACGATCCGATCACGAACACGTGGACGCCGACGAGCAGACCGCCCATGCTGCAGGGGAGGGTCCTCCACAGCGCGGTTTGGACCGGCACCGAGATGATCGTCTACGGGGGCCGTAACGGGACCGTGGACCTTTCCGACGGAGGGCGTTACGACCCGAAGAGCGACTCGTGGCGACTGATCGCAGGGTTCTTTGGCCGGTCGTACCACACCGCCGTCTGGACGGGAAGCCGGATGATCGTGTGGGGCGGCATCTACTACAACAACTATCTGAACAACGGTGCTCTGTATGACCCGGTGCACGACGCCTGGACGCAGACGACGACCACCGTCGGCGCCCCGGACCCGCGCATCCAACACTCGGCCGTCTGGGCCGGCGATAGGATGATCATCTGGGGCGGCCTTGCCCAGACCTCTCCGACCTCCTTTCAGTACGTGAACACAGGCGGCGCGTACGACCCCTCGACCGATAGGTGGAGCTCCGTGTCGACGACGGGCGCGCCGTCGGCCCGCACCGGGCATGTCGCCGTCTGGACGGGAAACCTGATGGTGGTCTGGGGCGGGGACCTTGCCCAGTCCCTCTACCCGAACAGGGGCGGACGATACGATCCGCTCACCGATCACTGGACGCCCGTCTCGCAGTCCTACCCCGACGCCCGGGGCGGCCACACCGCCGTCTGGACGGGGCGCCACATGATCGTGTGGGGCGGGTTCCAGGAGGGTCCTTTCGGTTCAGTCACCACGGTCACCGGATCGCGATACGACCCGGTCACAGATACCTGGAGTCCCACATCCCTAACGAACGCACCCTCCCCCCGGACCTACAACACCGCGGTCTGGACGGGAAGCCGGATGGTCGTGTGGGGTGGCTGGAGCGGAAGCTACATAAGCAGCGGCGGGCGCTACGACCCGATCGCGGACACCTGGACGCCGACGTCTCTCCTGCAGGCGCCTACTATTGCGAGTGCGGGGGGGGCCGTGGCGACGGCCGTCTGGACAGGCGCGCGAATGATCGTGTGGGGAAACTCTCCAGCGGGAGGCTATCCGCCCGCCGGCGCCGGCGGTCTGTACGATCCCGCGGCGGATACCTGGTCGCCGATCTCCACTGTGGGCGCTCCTTCGGGAGTCGGCCACACCGCCGTCTGGACCGGCAGCCGGATGCTGGTGTGGAACCGGAGGGGTGGATCGTACGACCCATCGACCGACACCTGGACGCCGATCTCCCCCGTGAACGCTCCCATGGTCGGAGAGGGATTTGCGACGGTCTGGACCGGACATGAGATGGTCGTCTGGGGAGGAGCCGATCTCTACTACGAGCGGTACAACACCGGTGGCCGATACGACCCGGAGACGGACACCTGGAGGCCCACGTCGACCCTGGGGGCGCCCGCTGGACGAGCGTACCCGACCTCCGTCTGGACGGGGAGCGAGATGATCGTGTGGGGCGGATGGGACTGCCCCTACGACATGGGCTGCCAGCTGTTCGGCACCGGCGGGCGCTACGACCCCGTCACTGACGCCTGGAGCCCCACGTCGCTGGTGGGCTCACCGAGCCGCCGCGCCGACCACACAGCCGTCTGGACCGGCAACCGGATGATCGTCTTCGGGGGGGACACCATCACCGGCGGACCGCTGGCGACGGGCGGACGCTACGACCCGGGCACGCCGGCCGACGCGGACGGCGACGGCTACAGCGTATGTGCGGGGGACTGCGACGACGCCAACCCGGCGGTTCATCCGGGGGCCGCGGAGACCTGCAACGGCCGCGACGACAACTGTGACGGCCATATCGACGAGGGGTTCGATGTCGGTCAGGCCTGCACGGCCGAGGTGGACGCGTGCCACCAAATCGTCGGCACGAAGGTCTGTCGGGCCGACGGCACGGGGACGGAATGCAGCGGCGACACGGTCCTGCACGACACGACGCCGCCGCAGATCTCGATCCGCATCACGCCTGCGGTCCTCTGGCCCCCCAACCATCGCCTGGTCCCGGTGCAGGTGCAGTGGACCGTACTGGACGCGTGCGACCCGGCGCCCCGGGTCACGCTCTCCTCAGTCACCAGCAGCGAGCCCGACGATGCTCCGGGCGGCGCCGATGGAAACACCACGGGCGACATCCAGGGCGCGGCCATCGGCACGGCCGACGCGAGCGTCTTCCTGCGGGCGGAGCGCTCGGATGACGGTCCGGGTCGGGTGTACACGCTCACCTACACCGCCGAGGACGCCTCGGGGAACCGATCGACGGCCGTGGGATTCGTCAGGGTCCCTGTCGGATCAACGCAGCGTCAGACTCCGGCGCAGTGAGAGGTCTTCAGCGGAATGCTGGAATGGCTGGTGGCGTGGCCGACGCCCGCCTGGATCCTGCGCGGGTTGGCACCGCGCGTGCGCTCGATCGATTCCGCCGGCCGCCCCGGTCTAGTCCGCGGCGCGCGCCGCTTGCGGCGCTCCCAGCGGCGGCGAGGGCGGAATGCTCCGGTGTCCCAGTCGATCGAACACGGCCTGATAGACGCGCGAGCGCACCTGGTGACGCTCGTTCGCCCGGGTCATGTAGCGCACGACCACGTCGACGCCATTCCGGGCCGGGCGGATGCTGACCGCGGGTCCGGCCGAGAATCCCTTCAGCTCCTTCGACTGGGCCACGCGCTGCCACTCCTCCTCGGCGAGCCGGACGTCGCCCTGCGTTTCCTTCGCGACGATCGCCGAGATGGCCTCCACCAGCGGGTAGGCGTCCTGGTCCGGCGGCAGATGCACCTGCAGCTCGTCCCAGAGCCACTGGCCCGAGGTCGAGAAATTGAAGTAGTGCCCCTCGATGGCGAAGCTGTTGACGAGCGTCACGCGGCGGCCGGTCGGGTGTCCCGTTTCGGCCCAGTTGCCCGTCTCGAGAAGGACCGTGTGCAGCGGTCCCAGCTCCACGACTTCCCCGCTGACGCCGTTGATCTCCACCCAGTCTCCGAGCCGGATGCCGTTCTTCCCCATCAGAATGAACCAGCCGAAGAAGCCGACGATGAAATCCTTCAGGGCGACCGTGAGCCCCGCCCCGGCCAGGCCGAGGAAGGTCGCGACCTGGCCGGGCGGGCCCACGACGACCAGGAGGAGGAGCACCACTCCGACGACGCGCACGACGACCCGCGCCAGCGTGCGAAGCTGCTCCACGCGTCTCCTCTCGAGCGTGACCTTGCGCACCACGCGCTCGAGCCACGTGTCGAGGAGCAGACCGACGAGGCCGATCGTCA
The sequence above is drawn from the Candidatus Dormiibacterota bacterium genome and encodes:
- a CDS encoding tetratricopeptide repeat protein; the protein is MSNRFPQCSDDRPRPGARGAACALIILTSACGGGGGTAQNSAQGTATPPAQAAPAVTLPALDSLHVNSPDPAKSGADSSRRISEARASSQSKPDALEARALLGAELYDGGKSAEAERVYRDLLKQHPEHVGSLVGLAQILLDRDDLDGAGVLIERALKANPESIPALQKKVVLLLARDQTAEAVRVAETALRLDANSAALQAALGDAQRAFGDLPKAITAYRKAVELNPEWAPGWTRLGESLAENGDAAEAQTALRRALERNPESYPAYRALARLYFDNGQPEQAVDAWERALRLQPERGEAHEGIAEALVAAKRPAEARRHAEEAQRRGRDVRALLQKIDHPGTP
- a CDS encoding alpha/beta family hydrolase, producing the protein MPSDNAESLTIDLEDGRTVSGLLQMPHQALACLALAHGAGAGMTHPFFSAVAAGLAGRRIATLRYQFPYMERGSRRPDPPRLAQATVRAALILARRLVPRIPLFAGGKSFGGRMTSQAQAESPLPGVRGLVFLGFPLHPPGRPSDERGRHLFDVQVPMLFLQGTRDDLASLLLLRPLIERLGARATLELIADADHSFHVPARTGRSNEEVFSEMLERLVAWMEIVSGCTGP
- a CDS encoding TCR/Tet family MFS transporter, which encodes MNSVVFIFITVLVDAVGFGVILPVLPELIMKLTGEGLSQASIYGGWLWFAYAVMQFFCAPVLGNLSDRFGRRPVILFSLLTFGIDYLIMGFAPTLFWLFVGRSIAGMAGASFTPAYSYLADVSPPHRRAQNFGLIGAAFGAGFILGPAIGGLLGALGTRAPFFAAAGLALINFLFGLFVLPESLPRESRRSFNLRRANPLGTLLQIRKYPSVIGLLQVLFLWQLAHQVFPSTWAYYTMLKFNWSEWEVGISLAFVGTIMAFSTAGMTRLLVPRLGEQRAALSGLLSGSAAFFGYAFASRGWMMYAFLVAWLFAGLVQPSIQGLMSQQVPANAQGELQGGVASLYSLTAVVGPPLMTQLFGYFSSERARIHFPGAAFLCAALLAIAGLLVFVRATRPDPAYSAATAAPL
- a CDS encoding MopE-related protein gives rise to the protein MRWTRVAALTACTLVTLQGLVETRPRDLTFEDRVRAQEAIERVYYSHQIGTTRPFDKAITREVLTRMVRTYLKGSVALEKFWHTPVTAEMLRAEWERMLRGTQMPDRLHELVMALGNDRALVEECLARPALVDRLARNFFAYDGDIHRGARAEADRLRDDLTTGRIDPASAHPRREIFELDAKEEAKWAERFPIRPGEVGDVVEERDAFRIGLVLERTSGRLRVASYVVRKPTWEEWWGRVAAHLDAGAVKSVTSGDAIGASALGLAASDSLDSSCLPGDRWDNGSLGDVPDPRSEATAVWTGSFVLVWGGLLPNGQVGYTYPQGVHRYDPATDTWKAMSATNDPSGRAGHTAVWTGSQMLVWGGQVLNNGRFTDLQTGGRYDPVADVWSPMSIIGAPQARSGHTAVWTGSEMVVWGGWPSLDTGGRYDPITNTWTPTSRPPMLQGRVLHSAVWTGTEMIVYGGRNGTVDLSDGGRYDPKSDSWRLIAGFFGRSYHTAVWTGSRMIVWGGIYYNNYLNNGALYDPVHDAWTQTTTTVGAPDPRIQHSAVWAGDRMIIWGGLAQTSPTSFQYVNTGGAYDPSTDRWSSVSTTGAPSARTGHVAVWTGNLMVVWGGDLAQSLYPNRGGRYDPLTDHWTPVSQSYPDARGGHTAVWTGRHMIVWGGFQEGPFGSVTTVTGSRYDPVTDTWSPTSLTNAPSPRTYNTAVWTGSRMVVWGGWSGSYISSGGRYDPIADTWTPTSLLQAPTIASAGGAVATAVWTGARMIVWGNSPAGGYPPAGAGGLYDPAADTWSPISTVGAPSGVGHTAVWTGSRMLVWNRRGGSYDPSTDTWTPISPVNAPMVGEGFATVWTGHEMVVWGGADLYYERYNTGGRYDPETDTWRPTSTLGAPAGRAYPTSVWTGSEMIVWGGWDCPYDMGCQLFGTGGRYDPVTDAWSPTSLVGSPSRRADHTAVWTGNRMIVFGGDTITGGPLATGGRYDPGTPADADGDGYSVCAGDCDDANPAVHPGAAETCNGRDDNCDGHIDEGFDVGQACTAEVDACHQIVGTKVCRADGTGTECSGDTVLHDTTPPQISIRITPAVLWPPNHRLVPVQVQWTVLDACDPAPRVTLSSVTSSEPDDAPGGADGNTTGDIQGAAIGTADASVFLRAERSDDGPGRVYTLTYTAEDASGNRSTAVGFVRVPVGSTQRQTPAQ